CGGCGCGGCGCGGCCCGGACTTCCCGTGTCACAGTCGCTTCGCGGTCGAGCGAAGGGCCACCTCAGGCCGCTACTGTGATAGCAGTCACCACTCCTTGTGTGGTGAGTGACACATGGTCAGACTTGGGGCACGGGAACAACCCGGCTTGTGACGTACGGAGAAGCATGTTTTCCAAGATACTGGTGGCCAACCGCGGCGAAATCGCGATCAGGGCCTTCCGCGCCGGCTATGAGCTGGGCGCCAAGACAGTGGCGGTCTTCCCTCATGAGGACAGGAACTCCATCCATCGCCAGAAGGCAGACGAGGCGTACCTGATCGGCGAAGAGGGGCACCCGGTCCGGGCCTACCTCGATGTGGAGGAGATCGTCCGGGTCGCGAAGGAGGCCGGTGCGGATGCGATCTATCCCGGATACGGCTTCCTCTCCGAGAACCCCGGGCTGGCAAGCGCGGCCGCGGAGGCCGGGATCACCTTCGTCGGCCCGCCGGCGGACGTCCTGGAGCTGGCCGGCAACAAGGTCGCTGCTCTCGCCGCGGCCCGCAAGGCCGGGGTCCCCGTCCTGAAGTCCTCGGAACCGTCCCGGGACATCGAGGAGCTCCTGTCGGCCGCACAGGAGATCGGATTCCCGATCTTCGCCAAGGCCGTCGCCGGCGGCGGTGGCCGCGGCATGCGCCGCGTCGAGAAGCCGGAGGACCTGCGGGAGGCGCTCGAAGCCGCCATGCGTGAGGCGGATGCCGCGTTCGGTGACCCGACCATGTTCCTGGAGCAGGCCGTGCTGCGGCCCCGGCACATCGAGGTGCAGATCCTGGCCGACGCCGAGGGCAACGTCATGCACCTCTTCGAACGTGACTGTTCCCTCCAGCGCCGTCACCAGAAGGTCATCGAGATCGCGCCGGCGCCGGACCTGGATGACAGCATCCGGCAGGCGCTCTACCGCGATGCCGTGGCGTTCGCCAAGGCGCTCGGATACGTCAACGCCGGCACCGTGGAGTTCCTGGTGGACACCGCGGGCGAGCGGGCCGGGCAGCACGTCTTCATCGAGATGAACCCCCGTATCCAGGTGGAGCACACGGTGACCGAGGAGGTCACGGACGTGGACCTCGTGCAGGCCCAGATGCGCATCGCCGCGGGCGCCACCCTCGCGGACCTCGGCCTCTCGCAGGAGACCGTCAGCCTCAAGGGCGCGGCGCTCCAGTGCCGCATCACCACCGAGGACCCCGCCAATGGCTTCCGGCCCGACGTCGGGAAGATCACCGGCTACCGCTCCGCCGGTGGCGCCGGTGTCCGGCTCGACGGCGGCACCGTCTACTCCGGCGCCGAGATCAGCCCGCACTTCGACTCGATGCTGGTCAAGCTCACGTGCCGCGGCCGCGACTACCCGGCCGCGGTGGCCCGCGCCCGGCGTGCCCTCGCCGAGTTCCGCATCCGCGGCGTCTCCACCAACATCCCGTTCCTGCAGGCCGTGCTGGACGATCCGGACTTCGTGGCCGGCAAGGTCGCCACGTCCTTCATCGAGGAGCGGCCCGAACTGCTCAAGGCCCGCACCTCGGCCGACCGCGGCACCAAGCTGCTGACCTGGCTGGCCGAGACCACGGTCAACAAGCCCCACGGCGAGCCGCGCGTGAGCACAGGTCCCGAGGTCAAGCTCCCGGAGATCCCCGAGGGGGAGGCGCCGGCAGGTTCGCGGCAGCGGCTGCTGGAACTGGGCCCGGAAGGCTTCGCGAAGGCGCTCCGCGAGCAGTCCGCCGTCGCTGTCACCGACACGACGTTCCGCGATGCTCACCAGTCCCTGCTCGCCACCCGTGTGCGCACCAGGGACCTCGTGGCGGCCGGTCCGGCCGTGTCCCGCCTGCTGCCCGGCCTCTTCTCGGTGGAGGCCTGGGGCGGTGCGACGTACGACGTCGCGCTCCGCTTCCTGGGAGAGGACCCCTGGCAGCGCCTCGCCGCGCTCCGGGAGGCCATCCCGAACGTCTGTCTGCAGATGCTCCTGCGCGGCCGCAACACCGTGGGCTACACGCCGTACCCGGAGGAGGTGACCCGGGCCTTCGTCCAGGAGGCCGCGGCCACCGGCATCGACATCTTCCGCATCTTCGACGCCCTCAACGACGTCGACCAGATGGAACCCGCCATCCGCGCGGTCCGCGAGACCGGCACCGCCGTGGCGGAGGTGGCCCTCTGCTACACCGGCGACCTCCTGAACCCGGATGAGGATCTCTACACCCTCGACTACTACCTGGAGCTCGCCCAGCGGATCGTGGACGCCGGGGCGCACATCCTGGCCATCAAGGACATGGCCGGTCTGCTGCGTCCTGCCGCGGCCGCGGTCCTGGTCAAGGCGCTCCGCGAGCGGTTCGACCTTCCCGTGCACCTGCACACGCACGACACGGCGGGCGGTCAGCTCGCCACGCTCCTCTCCGCGGTCGACGCCGGCGTGGACGCCGTGGACGTCGCCTCGGCGGCCCTGGCCGGCACCACGAGCCAGCCGGCCATGTCCGCGCTGGTCGCCGCTCTGGCGCACACCCCGCGGGAGACGGCGCTCGAGCTGTCCTCCGTGGACGCCCTGGAGCCGTACTGGGAGGCCGTCCGCAGGGTCTACGCACCCTTCGAGTCGGGGCTCGCCGCACCCACCGGCCGTGTCTACCAGCACGAGATCCCGGGCGGCCAGCTCTCCAACCTCCGTCAGCAGGCCATGGCCCTCGGTCTCGGCGAGCGGTTCGAGGCCATCGAGGACATGTACACGGCCGCGGACCGGATCCTCGGCCGCCTCGTGAAGGTCACCCCGTCCTCCAAGGTGGTGGGCGATCTGGCCCTGCACCTCGTGGGTCTCGGCGCGGACCCGGAGGAGTTCCGGGAGAACCCGCAGAACTTCGACATCCCGGATTCGGTGATCGGCTTCCTCAATGGTGAACTCGGCAACCCGCCCGGAGGCTGGCCCGAGCCGTTCCGCAGCAAGGCGCTGCAGGGCCGTGCCGTGAAGCCCCGGGACGTGGAGCTGAACGCGGAGGACTCGGAGGCGCTGCAGGGCGACTCGGAGACCCGCCGCGCCACCTTGAACCGGCTGCTCTTCGCGGGCCCGACCAAGGATTACCTGCGGAGCCAGGAGAGCTACGGCAACCTCTCGGTCCTGGCCACCCGTGACTACCTGTACGGGCTGCAGCGCGGCGAGGAGCACGTGATCGAGCTCGAACGCGGTGTCCGTCTCATCGCGAGCCTGGAGGCCATCTCCGAGCCCGATGAGAAGGGCATGCGGACGGTGCT
Above is a window of Arthrobacter sp. Y-9 DNA encoding:
- a CDS encoding pyruvate carboxylase; protein product: MFSKILVANRGEIAIRAFRAGYELGAKTVAVFPHEDRNSIHRQKADEAYLIGEEGHPVRAYLDVEEIVRVAKEAGADAIYPGYGFLSENPGLASAAAEAGITFVGPPADVLELAGNKVAALAAARKAGVPVLKSSEPSRDIEELLSAAQEIGFPIFAKAVAGGGGRGMRRVEKPEDLREALEAAMREADAAFGDPTMFLEQAVLRPRHIEVQILADAEGNVMHLFERDCSLQRRHQKVIEIAPAPDLDDSIRQALYRDAVAFAKALGYVNAGTVEFLVDTAGERAGQHVFIEMNPRIQVEHTVTEEVTDVDLVQAQMRIAAGATLADLGLSQETVSLKGAALQCRITTEDPANGFRPDVGKITGYRSAGGAGVRLDGGTVYSGAEISPHFDSMLVKLTCRGRDYPAAVARARRALAEFRIRGVSTNIPFLQAVLDDPDFVAGKVATSFIEERPELLKARTSADRGTKLLTWLAETTVNKPHGEPRVSTGPEVKLPEIPEGEAPAGSRQRLLELGPEGFAKALREQSAVAVTDTTFRDAHQSLLATRVRTRDLVAAGPAVSRLLPGLFSVEAWGGATYDVALRFLGEDPWQRLAALREAIPNVCLQMLLRGRNTVGYTPYPEEVTRAFVQEAAATGIDIFRIFDALNDVDQMEPAIRAVRETGTAVAEVALCYTGDLLNPDEDLYTLDYYLELAQRIVDAGAHILAIKDMAGLLRPAAAAVLVKALRERFDLPVHLHTHDTAGGQLATLLSAVDAGVDAVDVASAALAGTTSQPAMSALVAALAHTPRETALELSSVDALEPYWEAVRRVYAPFESGLAAPTGRVYQHEIPGGQLSNLRQQAMALGLGERFEAIEDMYTAADRILGRLVKVTPSSKVVGDLALHLVGLGADPEEFRENPQNFDIPDSVIGFLNGELGNPPGGWPEPFRSKALQGRAVKPRDVELNAEDSEALQGDSETRRATLNRLLFAGPTKDYLRSQESYGNLSVLATRDYLYGLQRGEEHVIELERGVRLIASLEAISEPDEKGMRTVLCKLNGQSRPVVVRDHSVTSNVKAAEKADPAVAGQVAAPFAGAVSLKVAVGDTIEAGDAVATIEAMKMEASITSPVAGTVQRLAISAVEQVQGGDLLLVIG